The sequence TCTGGTGAAATCTTTTGAGAGTATTCTGGCTCCATTCCAAACTCTTTGTTCCACACGGAAAAAACGCCTGGAATACCACTGCCAGCCCGCTCGCCGATATCAATCAGCATTTCCATCTCCACGAGCTTCGCCACTTGCTTTTTTAGAAATCGTAACAGAAACTTCCTGTGCCATTTGTTCTAAGGAATAACCATATTCATTTACAAGTTTGCAAACCCACGCTTGTCTAACCTTTTCTTCTGGCTTTGAAACATGCCATGCATCTTTTAAAGGACAATATATTTTTCCGTTTTCTTCTTATAATGTTAATTCTGCCATAATTATTGTTTTTCTCCCCCAACCGCATTCATATCCATAATCATTTCAACAATCTCCTGTCATCAACATTCTCAAGAACCTTCATCTGCTGGATGGCAATTTTATTCAATTTTTCCAGGCGCTCGCTTTGTGGAAGTCCGTCGTTAATGAATACTGCATTCAAGTTTTCCATATTGCTAAGGCAAATCAACTGATTGATTGTGGCGTAGTCGCGAATATTACCCTTTAAATCAGGATTAGCTTCTCTCCACTGTTTCGCGGTCATTCCGAACCTTTACAAGCAGAAGCTGAAATCTTGGACTTATCCACATTCCAAAATGATAAGCAATATCCCTATGTGCGTAAGTTCCACCGTAGCGTCCTGCTTTTGATACAATTCCTATGGCATTCGTGCGTTCAATCCATGTCTTAACAGAAAGAACAAAGTTATTGCTTCCCGCAGCATTTTTAATTGCACCGAATTCGGTACAATTAAAATCAGGATTATAGAGCATTTTCCATTCACCAAGATATTCTATTGTACTTTTTAGACTCAGCCAACGAAAAATAATATGTTCCTGCAACTGACTGCGCGCCATATCTGTTAAAGAAATAAAATCATCTTCATTTTGACGAATAACCGTTATTTCTGCATTTTCTACATTTATTTTTGCCATCTTCTGCACCCTTCCAAACTATTCTATCGCACTACAGTGTCAACGAATGACACTTCATCTATTTTCTGCGGAAGATGTTTCATTCATCACACAAATATCGCCAACGTCGCAGTCCAAAGCCTTACAAACTTTTTGAATGCTTTCCATAGAGACAAACTCGCCTTTATTCAGTTTTGCCAATACATTTGAGGAAATCCCGGCTACAGTTATCAAGTCCGTTTTCTTCATGTCCTTATCAATCAATAACTTCCACAGCTTTTTATAATCTACGTTCGCATTACCTTTTGCCATAGATATTAAACTAATTTTCCCGCAGGAATATTCTACAGAAAAGTGATTTTTCAAATATGAAGAAAAATATCGTTTTATTTGTCTACTCTTACAAAGCTATAATTTTTTTCCCGTTATAATTTCCGGCGTAGCCGGAAATTATAAAATTGTTAAATAGTTAAATCCGTGCCGCTACGCGCCACTAGTTAAAAGCCCTAACACTACAAACATAATAGCGACCGTCGCTCTTGTCCTCCTCCCCCACATTGCCATTGTCAAAATTCAGTTTCCGCGCCATAAAAGAGCCTGAAGGGTGCTGACAACAAGACCAGTATACGCTTGTGCCAAACTGGCTTCCGCCTGCTTTTGAAAGGCTTGCATCTACTGCAGTTTTGTTCTGATAGATTGTGTACAGTTCTGCCACAGTTGGTAAATACCAGCCTGTTGCAAGGTCTCCTGTAAGACCGTTTGTTTCAGCATAAGTTAAACTATAATTCCATACAGGGTAATTCTCAGGATTATTCTCTGCATCAGAACAGGCTGCTTTTAGTTTTTCCCAGCCGTCACTTCCATCTATGTAGCCGCTTGTTTTATCTCCCTGCAAAGCAGTTATGTCTGTTTCGTAACCTGCGGCACTATATGTGCACCATACAAGACCGCTTCTGTTATGAACTATTCCTACGCCAAGGGCAGGTTTGTCATCTGTTGCGGCACGAACAATTACAGCGGCAACATTTGATTTTTGTGTTTCAGTTAAAGTTATATCCTTCGGCAGCATTGTTCCGTCCTTTAATACAAAGTCTCCTGGAACACAAGTAGCTTTAGTCGGAATAATCAAATATGAAGCACTTGCAACAGCACTGTCGTACATTCCGTCCTTTACAGCAATTGCCTTAACTGTTACGACTTCCGTTACACTGATTGCTGCTGTATATTCTGTGCTTGCCGCTGTTGGTTCAGTTCCGTCTGTTGTGTAATAAATCTTTGCTCCTTCTGTTGCACAAATAATTGTTACTTTTGTTCCGCTGTCTACTGCACCTGAAGCAACACTGAATGCTGGGGTTGCTACTGTTCCTTTTATTGTATAACTAACACTTGCAACAGCACTGTCGTTCATTCCGTCCTTTACGGCAATTGCCTTAACTGTTACGGTTTCCGTTACACTAATTGCTGCTGTATATTCTGTGCTTGATGCTGTTGGCTCAGTTCCGTCTGTTGTGTAATAAATCTTTGCTCCTTCTGTTGCACAAGTGATTGTTACTTTTGTTCCGCTGTCTACTACACCTGAAGCAACACTGAATGCTGGGGTTGCTACTGTTTCCTTAACAGGATCATCATTGCCATTAGAACAACTGAACATTCCCAATGCAAGAACTGCAGCAACCGCAACTCCTGCGATTTTTTTCAAAATACTTTTCATCGTGTTCTCCTTTAAAATAATTTTTATCGCTTTGTCACCTCAATCGCAGTGGGGAAAAAGATTTCTCCATTCCGCTTCACTTCAGTCGAAATGACAAGTTTAAAATCAGGGGCTGTCTGATAAGTAATATCATTGCAGTGCTTCCGCAAATGACACTTTTTTAAACTATTCAGACATCACCGTCTTCTTAAAACACAGCCTAAAATATAATGCAATGTTTTATTTTTTCAACTTTCATCACACTAAATCACAACTTAAATA is a genomic window of Treponema rectale containing:
- a CDS encoding type I restriction enzyme HsdR N-terminal domain-containing protein: MYCPLKDAWHVSKPEEKVRQAWVCKLVNEYGYSLEQMAQEVSVTISKKASGEARGDGNAD
- a CDS encoding KilA-N domain-containing protein, which translates into the protein MAKINVENAEITVIRQNEDDFISLTDMARSQLQEHIIFRWLSLKSTIEYLGEWKMLYNPDFNCTEFGAIKNAAGSNNFVLSVKTWIERTNAIGIVSKAGRYGGTYAHRDIAYHFGMWISPRFQLLLVKVRNDRETVERS
- a CDS encoding helix-turn-helix domain-containing protein, whose translation is MAKGNANVDYKKLWKLLIDKDMKKTDLITVAGISSNVLAKLNKGEFVSMESIQKVCKALDCDVGDICVMNETSSAENR
- a CDS encoding chitobiase/beta-hexosaminidase C-terminal domain-containing protein gives rise to the protein MKSILKKIAGVAVAAVLALGMFSCSNGNDDPVKETVATPAFSVASGVVDSGTKVTITCATEGAKIYYTTDGTEPTASSTEYTAAISVTETVTVKAIAVKDGMNDSAVASVSYTIKGTVATPAFSVASGAVDSGTKVTIICATEGAKIYYTTDGTEPTAASTEYTAAISVTEVVTVKAIAVKDGMYDSAVASASYLIIPTKATCVPGDFVLKDGTMLPKDITLTETQKSNVAAVIVRAATDDKPALGVGIVHNRSGLVWCTYSAAGYETDITALQGDKTSGYIDGSDGWEKLKAACSDAENNPENYPVWNYSLTYAETNGLTGDLATGWYLPTVAELYTIYQNKTAVDASLSKAGGSQFGTSVYWSCCQHPSGSFMARKLNFDNGNVGEEDKSDGRYYVCSVRAFN